The following are encoded in a window of Paraburkholderia sp. HP33-1 genomic DNA:
- a CDS encoding complex I NDUFA9 subunit family protein, with protein MRHQAIAVIGGSGFIGSYLINALVEMGKDVRLATRRRYNARHLTMLPIDVFETDVSDPVQLARFVEGADCVINLVGILNGRRGKPYGQEFAHAHVELPTRIVAACEGKGVHRLIHLSALGADPNGPSMYSRSKGDGEKAVHAASVAWTIFRPSVVFGPEDAFLNKFAFLQRVFPAIPLAMPDAQFQPVYVGDVAKAIVNVLDLDGASGRTYELGGPTVYTLEDLVSYCGDVIGKHARIIRLPEPLARLQALSFEMAPGEPVISRDNLDSMKVANILSAPLAPELGLEPVSIEAIVPAYLTGAAKGSRLDTFRASAGR; from the coding sequence ATGCGACATCAAGCCATCGCAGTCATCGGCGGCTCCGGGTTCATCGGCAGCTACCTCATCAATGCGCTCGTCGAGATGGGCAAAGACGTGCGCCTCGCCACACGGCGCCGCTACAACGCGCGCCATCTGACCATGCTGCCGATCGACGTGTTCGAAACCGACGTGTCCGATCCGGTACAGCTCGCGCGCTTCGTCGAAGGCGCCGATTGCGTGATCAACCTCGTCGGCATCCTCAATGGTAGACGCGGCAAGCCCTATGGGCAGGAGTTCGCGCATGCGCACGTCGAGCTGCCGACGCGCATCGTCGCCGCCTGCGAAGGCAAGGGCGTGCATCGCCTGATTCATCTGAGTGCGCTTGGCGCCGATCCGAACGGCCCGAGCATGTACTCGCGCTCGAAGGGCGACGGCGAAAAAGCCGTGCATGCGGCGAGCGTCGCGTGGACGATCTTCCGGCCGTCCGTCGTGTTCGGCCCCGAGGACGCGTTTCTGAACAAGTTCGCGTTCCTGCAGCGCGTGTTTCCGGCCATCCCGCTCGCGATGCCGGACGCGCAATTCCAGCCGGTCTATGTCGGCGACGTCGCGAAGGCGATTGTCAACGTGCTCGATCTCGATGGCGCGAGCGGCCGCACCTACGAGCTCGGCGGCCCGACCGTCTATACGCTCGAAGACCTGGTCTCGTATTGCGGCGACGTGATCGGCAAGCATGCGCGCATCATCCGTCTGCCCGAACCGCTCGCGCGCCTGCAGGCGCTGAGCTTCGAAATGGCGCCGGGCGAACCGGTGATTTCGCGCGACAATCTCGACTCGATGAAGGTCGCCAATATTCTGAGCGCACCGCTCGCGCCCGAGCTCGGACTCGAGCCGGTCAGCATCGAAGCGATCGTGCCGGCGTATCTGACCGGCGCGGCCAAGGGTTCACGACTCGACACGTTCCGCGCCAGCGCCGGGCGCTGA
- a CDS encoding 5-formyltetrahydrofolate cyclo-ligase, translating to MLLETRLQAACEPAKNAALGRRMLDALKHYAVQSVGFYWPLAGEFDARGAIAIWLAANPHHEASLPIIKERGMALEFHAWTPVTPMKIGHHKIAEPTSGRVVLPELLFVPCVGFDADGYRLGYGGGYYDRTLAGWPAAHKPITVGIAYEACRTDTLEREAHDIALDLIVTEAGFHPALPA from the coding sequence ATCTTGCTGGAAACCCGTCTGCAAGCGGCTTGCGAGCCGGCGAAGAATGCCGCGCTCGGGCGTCGGATGCTCGATGCGCTAAAGCACTACGCAGTACAAAGCGTGGGGTTCTACTGGCCCCTCGCAGGCGAGTTCGACGCGCGCGGCGCGATCGCGATCTGGCTCGCTGCGAACCCTCATCACGAAGCCAGTCTGCCAATCATCAAAGAACGTGGCATGGCGCTCGAGTTCCATGCGTGGACGCCCGTGACTCCGATGAAAATCGGCCATCACAAGATTGCGGAGCCCACCTCGGGGCGAGTGGTGCTGCCCGAGCTGCTGTTCGTGCCCTGCGTGGGTTTCGATGCCGACGGCTATCGCCTCGGCTATGGCGGCGGCTATTACGATCGCACGCTGGCCGGCTGGCCGGCCGCGCACAAGCCGATCACGGTCGGCATCGCCTACGAAGCGTGCCGCACCGACACGCTGGAACGCGAGGCGCATGACATTGCGCTCGACCTGATCGTCACCGAGGCGGGGTTTCATCCGGCGCTGCCGGCTTGA
- a CDS encoding class I SAM-dependent methyltransferase, whose protein sequence is MNPKAHQPDSLPAPGPSALAQSDALVAAIRAQLDATGGWLPFDRYMERALYAPGLGYYSGGARKFGLRADDGSDFVTAPELSPLFAATLARPVAEALEASGTRDVIEFGAGTGKLAAGLLNALDTLGAEFDSYSIVDLSGELRERQRETIAAAAPALLAKVHWLDALPERFEGVVIGNEVLDAMPVRLFAHSGGVWHERGVVWRDAAFGFDDRPVAAAEDLALLAEIDTTRDPAGDDYVTETHEAARAFTRTICTMLARGAIFLIDYGFPRHEYYHDQRAQGTLMCHYRHRAHGDPFLYPGLQDITAHVEFTGIAEAGVETGADLLGFTSQARFLLNAGVTEALGEIDPDDTARFLPAANAVQKLLSEAEMGELFKVIAFSRGLDDTLRAFSNGDRSHTL, encoded by the coding sequence ATGAATCCGAAAGCTCACCAACCCGATAGTTTACCTGCTCCCGGCCCGAGCGCGCTCGCGCAGTCCGACGCGCTGGTCGCCGCGATCCGCGCGCAGCTCGACGCGACCGGCGGCTGGCTGCCGTTCGACCGCTACATGGAGCGCGCGCTGTACGCGCCGGGGCTCGGCTACTACAGCGGCGGTGCGCGCAAATTCGGCCTGCGCGCCGACGACGGCAGCGACTTCGTCACCGCGCCGGAACTGTCGCCCCTCTTCGCCGCGACGCTCGCGCGCCCGGTCGCCGAAGCGTTGGAGGCGAGCGGCACGCGCGACGTCATCGAGTTCGGCGCGGGCACCGGCAAGCTCGCCGCCGGGCTGCTCAATGCGCTCGACACGCTCGGCGCGGAATTCGACAGCTATTCGATCGTCGATCTGTCGGGTGAGCTGCGCGAGCGGCAGCGCGAGACGATCGCGGCGGCAGCGCCCGCGTTGCTCGCGAAAGTGCACTGGCTCGACGCATTGCCGGAGCGCTTCGAGGGCGTCGTGATCGGCAACGAGGTGCTCGACGCGATGCCGGTACGGCTCTTCGCCCATAGCGGCGGCGTCTGGCACGAGCGCGGCGTGGTGTGGCGAGACGCCGCATTCGGATTTGACGACCGGCCGGTCGCGGCCGCCGAGGACCTCGCGCTGCTCGCCGAAATCGACACGACGCGCGACCCCGCCGGCGACGACTACGTGACCGAAACGCACGAAGCCGCGCGCGCCTTCACGCGCACCATCTGCACGATGCTCGCGCGCGGTGCGATTTTCCTGATCGACTACGGCTTTCCGCGCCACGAGTACTACCACGACCAGCGCGCGCAGGGCACGCTGATGTGCCACTACCGGCACCGCGCGCACGGCGACCCGTTCCTGTACCCCGGTCTGCAGGACATCACCGCGCACGTCGAATTCACCGGCATTGCCGAAGCGGGCGTCGAAACCGGCGCGGACCTGCTCGGCTTCACGTCGCAAGCGCGCTTCCTGCTGAATGCGGGCGTCACCGAGGCGCTCGGCGAAATCGATCCCGACGACACCGCGCGCTTTCTGCCCGCAGCCAACGCGGTGCAGAAGCTGCTCTCCGAGGCGGAGATGGGTGAACTCTTCAAGGTGATCGCGTTTTCGCGCGGACTCGACGACACGCTACGCGCCTTTTCGAACGGCGACCGCTCGCATACGCTGTGA
- a CDS encoding DUF2905 domain-containing protein produces MIRWLLTTFVAVAVLSSCWPWLRKLGIGRMPGDVTLRLFGREYPFPFMSTLVLSMLLSLLARAL; encoded by the coding sequence ATGATCCGCTGGCTTCTGACTACCTTCGTGGCCGTCGCGGTGCTGTCGTCGTGCTGGCCGTGGCTGAGGAAGCTCGGCATCGGCCGGATGCCCGGCGACGTGACCTTGCGGCTGTTTGGTCGCGAGTATCCGTTTCCGTTCATGTCGACGCTGGTGCTGTCGATGCTGTTGTCGCTGCTGGCGCGGGCGTTGTAG
- a CDS encoding SDR family oxidoreductase, producing the protein MTVSPDIAARAADLPPEMPRVVLVTGAARRIGRALALGFAARGWDVAVHYGASREEADEVVAQIVALGRRAIALHADLGDEAQVARLLPDCIAALGRPSCIVNNASRFEEDTARDVGYELLLKLTAMNLGAPLVLARMLYDATPDAASRDESQRGVVINVLDQKLYNMNPDYLSYTLSKAALQTATVALAQALAPKLRVVGLAPGLTMQSGDQTQDGFEAAHRMTPLGRASRPEDIVAAALYLADAAGVTGTTLVVDGGQHLVPLPRDVMFLTGA; encoded by the coding sequence ATGACCGTCTCTCCGGACATCGCTGCCCGCGCGGCCGACTTGCCGCCCGAAATGCCTCGCGTCGTGCTGGTTACCGGCGCCGCGCGCCGCATCGGGCGCGCGCTTGCGCTCGGCTTCGCCGCGCGCGGCTGGGATGTGGCCGTGCACTACGGTGCGTCGCGCGAGGAAGCCGACGAAGTGGTCGCGCAAATCGTCGCGCTGGGCCGCCGCGCGATCGCGCTGCACGCCGATCTCGGTGACGAAGCGCAGGTCGCGCGGCTGCTGCCGGACTGTATCGCCGCGCTGGGGCGGCCGTCGTGCATCGTCAACAACGCGTCGCGCTTCGAGGAAGACACGGCGCGCGATGTCGGCTACGAGCTGCTGCTGAAGCTGACCGCGATGAACCTAGGCGCGCCACTCGTGCTCGCGCGGATGCTGTACGACGCGACCCCCGATGCCGCGTCGCGCGACGAAAGCCAGCGCGGTGTTGTCATCAATGTGCTGGACCAGAAGCTGTACAACATGAACCCGGACTATCTGTCGTACACGCTGTCGAAGGCGGCGTTGCAGACTGCGACGGTCGCGCTCGCTCAGGCGCTCGCGCCGAAGCTCCGGGTGGTCGGGCTCGCGCCCGGCCTGACCATGCAATCGGGCGACCAGACCCAGGACGGGTTTGAAGCCGCTCACCGTATGACGCCTCTTGGCCGTGCGTCGCGGCCCGAGGATATCGTCGCCGCCGCGCTGTATCTCGCGGATGCAGCCGGCGTCACCGGAACGACGCTGGTGGTCGACGGCGGGCAGCATCTCGTGCCGCTGCCGCGCGACGTGATGTTTTTGACGGGCGCCTGA
- a CDS encoding multifunctional CCA addition/repair protein, with the protein MNIYAVGGAVRDELLGVPVKDRDYVVVGATPEQMVAQGYRPVGKDFPVFLHPQTHEEYALARTERKTAAGYHGFQFFYAPDVTLEEDLARRDLTINAMAREVRPDGEPTGPVIDPFDGQADLQARLFRHVSAAFLEDPVRILRIARFAARFVDFTVAPETMALMREMVADGEADALVAERVWQEVSRGLMEKKPSRMFDVLRECGALARVLPEIDALFGVPQRADYHPEVDTGIHVMMVLDHAAQQGYTLPVRFAALTHDLGKATTPEDVLPRHIGHEGRSVDLLKPLCERLRVPNECRDLAVLVAREHGNIHRVMGMGAAALVRLFERSDAIRKPARFAEALQACESDARGRLGFEMSDYPQAERLRVALVAVRGVDAGAVARRLADAPAGIKDAVHEERVRAVEAALA; encoded by the coding sequence ATGAATATCTACGCAGTAGGCGGCGCGGTCCGAGACGAATTGCTCGGCGTACCGGTGAAGGACCGCGACTACGTGGTGGTTGGAGCGACGCCCGAGCAGATGGTCGCGCAGGGCTACCGCCCGGTGGGCAAGGACTTTCCGGTGTTCCTGCATCCGCAGACGCACGAGGAGTACGCGCTCGCGCGCACCGAGCGCAAGACGGCCGCCGGATACCACGGCTTCCAGTTCTTCTACGCACCCGACGTGACGCTCGAGGAGGACCTCGCGCGCCGCGATCTGACGATCAACGCGATGGCGCGCGAGGTGCGCCCGGACGGCGAGCCGACCGGCCCGGTCATCGATCCGTTCGACGGTCAGGCCGATCTGCAGGCGCGGCTCTTTCGCCATGTCAGCGCTGCGTTCCTCGAAGATCCGGTGCGGATTCTGCGCATCGCGCGTTTCGCGGCGCGTTTCGTCGATTTCACGGTCGCGCCGGAGACGATGGCGCTGATGCGCGAGATGGTCGCCGACGGCGAAGCCGATGCGCTGGTGGCCGAGCGCGTGTGGCAGGAGGTCTCGCGCGGACTGATGGAGAAGAAGCCGTCGCGGATGTTCGACGTGCTGCGCGAATGCGGCGCGCTCGCGCGGGTCCTGCCGGAGATCGACGCGCTGTTCGGCGTGCCGCAGCGCGCCGACTATCACCCCGAGGTCGATACCGGCATCCACGTGATGATGGTGCTCGACCATGCCGCGCAGCAGGGCTACACGCTGCCGGTGCGGTTCGCGGCGCTGACGCATGATCTCGGCAAGGCGACCACGCCCGAGGACGTGCTGCCGCGGCATATCGGCCACGAAGGGCGCAGCGTCGATCTGCTCAAGCCGCTGTGCGAGCGGCTGCGCGTGCCGAACGAGTGCCGCGATCTCGCGGTGCTGGTCGCGCGCGAGCACGGCAATATTCATCGCGTGATGGGGATGGGGGCGGCGGCGCTGGTGCGCCTGTTCGAGCGCAGCGACGCGATCCGCAAACCGGCGCGCTTTGCCGAGGCATTGCAGGCCTGCGAGTCCGATGCGCGCGGGCGGCTTGGCTTCGAGATGAGCGACTATCCGCAGGCGGAGCGGCTGAGGGTGGCGCTAGTCGCTGTGCGCGGAGTCGATGCGGGGGCCGTCGCCAGGCGGCTCGCCGATGCGCCGGCCGGCATCAAGGACGCCGTACATGAGGAGCGGGTGCGCGCGGTAGAAGCGGCGCTCGCGTGA
- the pxpA gene encoding 5-oxoprolinase subunit PxpA has translation MEIDLNADLGEGCGSDEALLDLVSSANIACGWHAGGPTAMRDCVRWAVQKGVSIGAHPSFNDPENFGRKEMDLPAGEIYAGVLYQIGALSAIAQAEGGRIAHVKPHGALYNQAARDATIADAIVSAVHDFDPSVAVFALAGSGLVSAARNAGLTAIEEVFADRGYRADGSLVPRKEPGALLDDEDEVLARTLTMIREQRVQAVDGQWVALNAQTICLHGDGPHALAFARRIRGALNDAGIGVHAAGSARV, from the coding sequence ATGGAAATCGATCTGAACGCCGATCTCGGCGAAGGTTGCGGCTCCGACGAGGCGTTGCTCGATCTCGTGAGCTCGGCCAACATCGCGTGCGGCTGGCATGCGGGCGGCCCCACCGCGATGCGTGACTGCGTGCGCTGGGCCGTGCAGAAAGGCGTGTCGATCGGCGCGCATCCTAGCTTCAACGATCCCGAGAACTTCGGCCGCAAGGAAATGGATCTGCCGGCGGGCGAGATTTACGCGGGCGTGCTCTATCAAATCGGTGCGCTGTCGGCGATCGCGCAGGCCGAGGGCGGGCGCATCGCGCACGTGAAGCCGCACGGCGCGCTCTACAACCAGGCCGCGCGCGACGCGACAATCGCCGACGCGATCGTCTCGGCGGTGCACGACTTCGATCCGTCGGTGGCGGTGTTCGCGCTCGCCGGCAGCGGGCTCGTGAGCGCCGCGCGCAACGCGGGTCTGACCGCGATCGAGGAAGTGTTCGCCGATCGCGGCTATCGCGCGGACGGCTCGCTCGTGCCGCGCAAGGAACCGGGCGCGCTGCTCGACGACGAGGACGAAGTGCTCGCGCGCACGCTCACGATGATCCGCGAGCAACGCGTGCAGGCCGTCGACGGTCAATGGGTGGCGCTGAACGCGCAGACCATCTGCCTGCACGGCGACGGCCCGCATGCGCTCGCGTTCGCGCGACGCATCCGCGGCGCGCTCAACGACGCCGGCATCGGAGTGCACGCCGCAGGCTCCGCACGCGTTTGA
- a CDS encoding biotin-dependent carboxyltransferase family protein: MIDVIRAGLLTTIQDLGRHGYRHLGVAMGGALDRLSLEVGNRLVGNRPDAAGLEITFGPTVLRFLRATRVAITGTEFGATLDGKPVYSWWSLPVQAGQELVLHAAKRGMRGYVCVAGGIDVLPMLGSRSTDLAGHFGGLGGRALNDGDRLPVGAPPQRGHLGFTPEAPGFGVKAPAWCKFVLVHEPLRRGRHPSGVAWAIPIRVLRGPEYDSFTADAQQSFWSDEWLVTPNSNRMGYRLAGTELQRTHKTDLLSHAVLPGTIQVPPNGQPIVLMSDAQTTGGYPKIGAVIQADLWKLAQVRLNAAVRFIPTTPYEARQALLEERTYLRQIDAAIAMHEERCARKAALATL; encoded by the coding sequence ATGATCGACGTGATCCGCGCGGGTCTCCTGACCACGATCCAGGACCTCGGCCGCCACGGCTACCGGCATCTCGGCGTCGCGATGGGTGGCGCGCTCGACCGGCTGTCGCTCGAAGTCGGCAACCGGCTGGTCGGCAACCGCCCCGACGCGGCCGGCCTGGAAATCACTTTCGGCCCGACCGTGCTGCGCTTTCTGCGCGCGACGCGCGTCGCGATCACCGGCACCGAGTTCGGCGCGACGCTCGACGGCAAGCCCGTCTATTCATGGTGGAGCCTGCCCGTGCAGGCCGGCCAGGAACTCGTGCTCCACGCGGCGAAGCGCGGCATGCGCGGCTATGTGTGCGTCGCAGGAGGCATCGACGTGCTGCCGATGCTCGGCTCGCGCAGTACCGACCTCGCCGGTCATTTCGGCGGACTCGGCGGCCGCGCGCTGAATGACGGCGACCGTCTGCCGGTCGGCGCGCCGCCGCAGCGCGGCCACCTCGGCTTCACGCCCGAGGCGCCCGGGTTCGGCGTGAAGGCGCCCGCCTGGTGCAAGTTCGTGCTGGTCCACGAGCCGCTGAGACGCGGTCGGCATCCGTCGGGCGTGGCGTGGGCCATACCGATCCGCGTGCTGCGCGGTCCCGAATACGACAGCTTCACCGCGGACGCGCAGCAGTCGTTCTGGTCCGACGAGTGGCTCGTGACGCCGAACAGCAACCGCATGGGCTATCGCCTTGCCGGCACCGAGCTGCAACGCACGCACAAGACCGATCTGCTGTCGCACGCGGTGCTGCCGGGCACGATCCAGGTGCCGCCGAACGGCCAGCCGATCGTGCTGATGAGCGACGCGCAGACCACCGGCGGCTATCCGAAGATCGGCGCAGTGATTCAGGCCGATCTGTGGAAGCTCGCACAGGTGCGCCTGAACGCGGCTGTCCGTTTCATCCCGACGACGCCCTACGAAGCGCGCCAGGCTTTGCTGGAAGAACGCACGTATCTGCGGCAGATCGATGCCGCGATCGCGATGCATGAAGAGCGTTGCGCGCGCAAGGCGGCGCTCGCGACCCTGTAA
- a CDS encoding winged helix DNA-binding protein, which translates to MTRHPTKIVSSEHLVSETSAELSELEYALIMAGNAFNRWMVRCMSAAGDKDMTAIEVSLLHHVSHRERRKKLADICFVLNIEDTHVATYALKKLVARGYVKSEKTGKEVFFSATDAGRELCLKYREVRENCLISTLKESGLTNQQIGEAAQLLRNASGLYDTAARAAASL; encoded by the coding sequence ATGACGCGTCATCCCACCAAGATCGTTTCGTCGGAACATCTCGTCTCCGAGACCAGCGCGGAACTGTCCGAGCTCGAATACGCGCTGATCATGGCGGGCAACGCATTCAACCGCTGGATGGTGCGCTGCATGTCTGCGGCCGGCGACAAGGACATGACGGCGATCGAGGTGTCGCTGCTGCACCACGTGAGCCATCGCGAACGTCGCAAGAAACTCGCGGACATCTGCTTCGTGCTGAACATCGAGGACACGCACGTCGCGACTTACGCATTGAAAAAGCTCGTAGCTAGAGGGTACGTAAAAAGCGAAAAAACCGGCAAGGAAGTGTTCTTTTCCGCAACCGACGCAGGCCGCGAGCTATGCCTGAAGTATCGCGAGGTGCGCGAAAACTGCCTGATCTCGACGCTCAAGGAAAGCGGCCTGACCAACCAGCAGATCGGCGAGGCCGCGCAGTTGCTGCGCAATGCGTCGGGGTTGTACGACACGGCGGCGCGCGCGGCGGCTTCGCTCTAA
- a CDS encoding glutathione S-transferase family protein encodes MKLLIGDKNYSSWSMRPWLLLTHFGIPFDEELIFLNEPDTNAKVCAQAPRAPGKVPCLIDDAGQAVWDSLAIAETLAERYPQHALWPRDAAARAHARSVSAEMHSGFGELRSNNWMNIRASFPGKNATAGALADIARIGTIWRDCLETYGGPFLFGEFGIADAMYAPVAMRFNTWKPALSASAAGYVERLTALPAVNAWIDAARRETHAIPYQDECP; translated from the coding sequence ATGAAACTGCTGATTGGTGACAAGAACTATTCGTCGTGGTCGATGCGCCCGTGGCTGCTGCTCACGCACTTCGGCATTCCGTTCGACGAGGAACTGATCTTCCTGAATGAGCCGGACACGAACGCGAAGGTCTGCGCTCAGGCGCCGCGCGCACCGGGCAAGGTACCGTGCCTGATCGATGACGCGGGACAAGCCGTATGGGATTCGCTTGCGATCGCCGAAACACTCGCCGAGCGCTATCCGCAGCACGCGCTGTGGCCGCGCGACGCAGCGGCGCGCGCGCACGCACGCAGCGTTAGCGCAGAGATGCATTCGGGCTTCGGCGAATTGCGCTCGAACAATTGGATGAATATCCGCGCGTCGTTCCCGGGCAAGAACGCGACGGCGGGCGCACTCGCCGATATTGCGCGGATCGGGACGATCTGGCGCGACTGCCTCGAAACCTACGGCGGCCCGTTCCTGTTCGGCGAATTCGGCATTGCCGACGCGATGTACGCGCCGGTCGCGATGCGCTTCAACACGTGGAAGCCGGCGCTGTCGGCGAGCGCGGCTGGCTATGTCGAGCGGCTTACCGCGCTGCCCGCGGTCAATGCATGGATCGACGCCGCGCGGCGCGAAACGCACGCCATTCCCTATCAAGACGAATGCCCATGA
- the pxpB gene encoding 5-oxoprolinase subunit PxpB: MSQPRIFPLGDAALVCEAPPPATLECQQRVWAAAEAARDWPHVLEVVPGMNNLTLVFDPLGTDVDALGEQLLTAWNVAAKVAAPGRDIKIPVQYGGEFGPDLQAVAEHAGLSAREVVERHAGGAYVVFFLGFQPGFAYMGGLDAALHTPRRASPRLDVPAGSVGIGGEQTGIYPAVSPGGWQLIGRTEVPLFDPARRPPTLLQPGDRVRFTIAGMHA; the protein is encoded by the coding sequence ATGAGCCAACCACGAATCTTTCCGCTCGGCGATGCCGCGCTCGTCTGCGAAGCGCCGCCACCCGCCACGCTGGAGTGCCAGCAGCGCGTGTGGGCCGCGGCCGAAGCTGCGCGCGACTGGCCGCATGTGCTTGAAGTCGTGCCGGGCATGAACAATCTGACACTCGTGTTCGATCCGCTCGGGACCGACGTCGACGCGCTCGGCGAGCAGTTACTCACGGCCTGGAACGTGGCGGCCAAAGTCGCCGCGCCGGGGCGCGACATCAAGATTCCAGTGCAGTACGGCGGCGAATTCGGCCCCGATCTGCAAGCGGTCGCCGAACATGCGGGCTTGAGCGCGCGCGAGGTCGTCGAGCGTCATGCGGGCGGCGCCTACGTGGTGTTCTTTCTCGGCTTCCAGCCGGGCTTCGCCTATATGGGCGGGCTGGACGCCGCGCTGCACACGCCGCGCCGCGCGTCGCCGCGGCTCGATGTGCCGGCGGGCTCGGTCGGCATCGGCGGCGAGCAGACCGGCATCTATCCGGCGGTGTCGCCGGGCGGCTGGCAGCTGATCGGCCGCACCGAGGTGCCGCTGTTCGATCCGGCGCGCCGCCCACCCACGCTGCTGCAGCCCGGTGACCGGGTGCGCTTCACGATCGCGGGGATGCACGCATGA
- a CDS encoding lytic transglycosylase domain-containing protein encodes MSKRLFRVYRAAGIALAAAALVACTTASAVKPLPLSQLTNDDQIFVQLREAARTNDAPRAAQLASMIPNYPAPSYLEYFQIKPQLFDSSGHALVDAPDAPVLAFLQKYDGQAIADRMRNDYLTVLGTRHDWRNFDQQYAKFVLDDDTQVKCYALESRASRGENVADAARALLVDPKWYGDGCVDLITVLGLNHQFSADDIWQQIRLSYEQNYTSTGSKLVDAFGDQPPDPVQFGQAVNTPPLLLARGVGPDAQSHQLALLAITRMARNDPAMAAATFASVAPSLNSPERAIGWGTIGYQGALKQVPGAVDWFRLSANAPLSNPAYEWRTRSALLAGDWNMVRWSIEQMPESLRKQPSWVYWHARALKQAGDTATANQEFESIASNFNFYGQLALEELGQKITVPPKTTVTDAEVQQAGTTPGFDLAQRFYMLNLRLEGNREWNWPLRNMTDRQLLAVSEYARRIQLYDRTVNTADRTKSEHDFSLRYLSPFRDIVEQDAQSSGLDVEWAYGLIRQESRFIINARSDVGAGGLMQLMPATAQLVAKKIGLGPVSREQMNDINTNILLGTNYLAMIYNQFDGSAVLATAGYNAGPGRPRNWRQSLQRPVEGAIFAEAIPFQETRDYVKNVLSNTVYYAALFEGRPQSLKARLGYIAP; translated from the coding sequence ATGTCAAAACGCCTTTTTCGAGTATATCGCGCGGCTGGTATCGCGCTGGCCGCTGCGGCGCTCGTCGCGTGCACCACCGCCTCGGCCGTCAAGCCTCTCCCGCTCTCGCAACTCACGAACGACGATCAGATTTTCGTCCAGCTTCGCGAAGCCGCGCGCACTAACGACGCGCCGCGCGCAGCTCAGCTCGCGAGCATGATCCCGAATTATCCGGCGCCGTCGTATCTTGAGTATTTTCAGATCAAGCCGCAGCTGTTCGATTCGAGTGGCCATGCGCTCGTCGACGCGCCTGATGCACCCGTGCTCGCGTTCCTGCAGAAGTACGACGGCCAGGCGATCGCCGATCGCATGCGCAACGACTACCTGACCGTGCTCGGCACGCGCCACGACTGGCGCAACTTCGACCAGCAATACGCGAAGTTCGTGCTCGACGACGACACCCAGGTGAAGTGCTACGCGCTCGAATCGCGCGCGTCGCGCGGCGAGAATGTCGCGGACGCGGCGCGGGCGCTGCTCGTCGATCCGAAATGGTACGGCGACGGTTGCGTCGATCTGATTACGGTGCTCGGCTTGAACCACCAGTTCAGCGCCGACGACATCTGGCAGCAGATCCGCCTTTCATACGAGCAGAACTACACGAGCACCGGCAGCAAGCTCGTTGACGCGTTCGGCGACCAGCCACCCGACCCGGTGCAGTTCGGCCAGGCGGTCAATACGCCGCCGCTGCTGCTTGCGCGCGGCGTCGGGCCTGACGCGCAATCGCATCAGCTGGCGCTGCTCGCAATCACGCGCATGGCGCGCAACGATCCGGCCATGGCCGCGGCCACGTTCGCGTCGGTCGCGCCGTCGCTGAATTCGCCGGAGCGTGCGATCGGCTGGGGCACCATCGGCTACCAGGGCGCGCTCAAGCAGGTGCCCGGCGCGGTTGACTGGTTCCGGCTGTCGGCGAACGCGCCGCTGTCGAATCCCGCCTATGAATGGCGCACCCGCAGCGCGTTGCTCGCCGGCGACTGGAACATGGTGCGCTGGTCGATCGAGCAGATGCCTGAATCGCTTCGCAAGCAGCCATCGTGGGTGTACTGGCACGCGCGCGCGCTGAAGCAGGCCGGCGACACGGCTACGGCCAACCAGGAATTCGAATCGATCGCGTCGAACTTCAACTTCTACGGTCAGCTCGCGCTCGAAGAGCTCGGCCAGAAGATCACCGTGCCGCCGAAAACCACCGTGACCGACGCGGAAGTGCAGCAGGCCGGCACCACGCCGGGCTTCGATCTCGCGCAGCGTTTCTATATGCTGAACCTGCGGCTCGAAGGCAATCGCGAGTGGAACTGGCCGTTGCGCAACATGACCGACCGGCAACTGCTCGCCGTCTCAGAGTACGCGCGCCGCATCCAGCTGTACGACCGCACCGTCAACACCGCGGACCGCACGAAGAGCGAGCACGACTTTTCGCTGCGTTACCTTTCGCCGTTCCGCGATATCGTCGAGCAGGACGCGCAGTCGAGCGGGCTCGATGTCGAGTGGGCGTACGGGCTGATCCGCCAGGAGTCGCGCTTCATCATCAACGCGCGCTCGGACGTCGGCGCGGGCGGCCTGATGCAGCTGATGCCGGCCACCGCGCAACTGGTCGCGAAGAAGATCGGTCTGGGCCCGGTGTCGCGCGAGCAGATGAACGACATCAACACCAACATCCTGCTCGGCACGAACTACCTGGCGATGATCTACAATCAGTTCGACGGGTCCGCCGTGCTGGCCACCGCTGGCTACAACGCAGGTCCGGGCCGTCCGCGCAACTGGCGGCAGTCGCTGCAGCGCCCGGTCGAAGGCGCGATCTTCGCCGAGGCGATTCCGTTCCAGGAGACTCGCGACTACGTGAAGAATGTGCTGTCCAACACGGTCTACTACGCGGCATTGTTCGAAGGCCGTCCGCAATCGCTGAAGGCGCGCCTGGGTTACATCGCACCGTAA